One window of bacterium genomic DNA carries:
- a CDS encoding PorV/PorQ family protein, with protein sequence MKTKHCLALLLFLSVVGDHSPAFALFYRGGDLGVGARAMGLSGAFVAVSDDASAAYWNPAGLAQIDQPEVTAMYGSYFNDKDRNLFISGHYPLSNDIHLGLGGNLLFYTDIPGGDENSLMGSVAIPLDFIPEKKLLFGANFHFFFSDLGTGNGLAEGFGVDVGLLYRQSFKDNTTFKAGLVLTDISTSLRFDNSGVEQAVPAILTAGLAYQIDPMTLIAVDVPWTLSDDSLLSDQNIRLRSGLEHWFFDGRFGLRAGFISFLTLPGEFSLGASYKTSDWSVDYAFMNHPDNLGNSHRVGASYFFDQGNGKPDPKPYMVQSLVGDQKIYLKWDIPDGSEATGFLVYIRRDDETEFYRAKQDLLKTRYCLLKGAKNGVRYHVFIRSVVGDQEKFACNEWTVTAQPMSEAAQKFYEQGLAEFKANHMSTALYLARKAEEFDPNNYDIKNLIQKLETTHHEGLVPDEDKHD encoded by the coding sequence ATGAAGACCAAACATTGCCTTGCCCTACTCCTTTTCCTTTCCGTTGTCGGTGATCATTCCCCGGCATTCGCCTTGTTCTATCGTGGCGGCGACCTGGGCGTCGGGGCAAGGGCCATGGGACTCAGCGGGGCTTTCGTCGCAGTGTCGGATGACGCCAGCGCCGCTTATTGGAACCCTGCGGGTTTGGCCCAAATCGACCAGCCCGAGGTCACGGCCATGTATGGCTCCTATTTCAATGACAAGGACCGGAACCTATTCATTTCCGGTCATTACCCCCTCTCGAACGATATCCATCTTGGGCTTGGCGGGAACCTTCTCTTTTACACGGACATACCGGGTGGCGATGAGAACAGTTTGATGGGGAGCGTGGCCATTCCCCTGGATTTTATCCCCGAGAAAAAGCTCCTCTTTGGGGCTAATTTCCATTTCTTTTTCTCCGACCTTGGTACGGGGAATGGATTGGCCGAGGGTTTTGGCGTGGATGTGGGTCTTCTTTATCGTCAGTCTTTCAAGGACAACACCACGTTCAAGGCCGGTCTTGTCCTTACGGATATTTCCACGAGCCTTCGATTCGATAATTCGGGAGTGGAGCAAGCGGTGCCGGCCATCCTGACCGCCGGACTGGCCTACCAGATCGATCCGATGACATTGATCGCCGTTGACGTCCCCTGGACCTTGTCGGATGACTCGCTCTTGAGCGATCAGAATATCCGACTGCGGAGCGGTCTTGAACACTGGTTCTTCGATGGACGGTTCGGCCTTCGAGCCGGGTTCATCAGTTTCCTGACCCTGCCGGGCGAGTTCAGCCTAGGCGCCAGCTATAAAACATCCGATTGGTCGGTCGATTACGCATTCATGAACCATCCCGATAACTTGGGGAACAGTCACCGCGTCGGGGCAAGCTATTTTTTCGACCAAGGAAATGGGAAGCCGGATCCCAAGCCCTATATGGTCCAATCCCTGGTGGGGGACCAAAAGATCTACTTGAAGTGGGATATCCCTGATGGAAGCGAAGCGACCGGGTTTTTGGTCTATATCCGCCGAGATGATGAGACGGAGTTCTACCGGGCTAAACAGGACCTCTTGAAAACGCGTTATTGCCTCTTGAAGGGAGCTAAAAACGGGGTCCGTTACCATGTTTTTATCCGTTCAGTGGTGGGTGACCAGGAGAAATTCGCTTGTAATGAGTGGACCGTGACCGCCCAGCCCATGTCCGAGGCGGCCCAGAAGTTCTATGAACAAGGCCTGGCCGAGTTCAAGGCCAACCAC